The sequence ATAAGCTTAGAATTTTGATTTTTAAGGAGGTTGAGTTGTTTCAAGTTAAGCTAGAGTTGTTTCATTTTTAAGGTAGTTCCACAAATAAAAAAGCGACCATTAAGGGGGAGATAAAAGGCATTTTCTTTTTAGTTTTTCGGAAATAGTTGGCCTTCTACTTTCTTACTATTTATCTCGCATATAAGGTGCTGTAAGCCTCCCGCTTCAAGAATTGGAGAATCCATACTGCATCAAGTCGAAGTGGTAGATAACAGCACCTAAAAGCCCGATTCGTTCATCTAACAATCAGTATGGGATGAAAGAACCCCTATTGATTGGAGATTCACTTTATTCCGTATCTAATGGTCCTAATCCCCTTCCCATGTTATAGAGAATACGAAGAGACGAACGACGGTATTTCCAATTTATCCATTTATTTTTCTGTTGAACACATACTATAAAAAAGAAAATATGGGAAAACTTTGGGTTTGATTTTTTCCCACTTATTCCATTCCTACGAATTGTTTAAAAATTTATAATCATACAAAGGGGTGAATGTATGCTAGGAATTATAAGAGTACTAACTACAAAAGACAATCAAGTCTTACAGGAGCATGGGAGTCGTTTAACCGAATTATACGGGATTGAGTCTAAGTCGAGCTGTATTGCTTCCCAGCCAAATGGCATTTATGACGATGAATCGGAAAAGGCCGCTATACCTAAAATTGTCGCTTTAGCACAAGAAATGGCTGAGGATGAGGAAATCGAGGCAATTACAATTAGTTGTGCCGCAGATCCCGGGCTAAAAGAGGCAAGGCAAGCTGTAGATATTCCAGTATTCGGCGCAGGGATATGTGGAGCACATGCAGCAAGCATGGTGGGAAGTAAAGTGGCGGTAGTTGGAATAACAGAGCAACCTCCACCGGCAATGAAAAAACAGTTAGGTGAAACATTTTATAACTATGCATTTTCGCCACGTTTGCGAAAAACGACAGACCTATTTCAACAGTATGCCAAGCCTGAATTGCTTCGGGTTATCAATAAGGCTATAGAAGCTGGTGCGGATGTCATTTTATTTGCTTGTACCGGTTTTTCTACAATTCGCCTTAAAGCGTATTTGCAAAAGCATCTAGAAGTTCCTGTGGTTGACTTAGTAGAAGCACAAGGAATTGCATATCAATTATTAAGAAAGGAACAACCGGAATGAAGAATAAAACATTTGATCTTACATTTATTATCCTTTCCATTATTGTAGCTCTATTTGGTGCAATTATTGGTATGCAATTGATCACATCTCTTGGGATAACTCCTAATACCTCCATTATAGGTGCTTTAATTGCTATGTTGATCGCCAGAATTCCAATGCAATTATTTTATAAGTATCGCTCATTAGAAAATCAGAACTTAGTGCAAACAACGATCTCTGCTGCCACGTTTGGGGCGGCTAACAGCCTACTTATTCCAGTGGGGATTCCTTATGTCATGGGCATGCCTGAGTTAATCGTACCGATGTTAGTTGGAGCAGGGGTAGCATTATTAATTGATACATTCATCCTTTATAAAGTGTTCGATACAAAACTTTTCAGTGCGGATGAAGTATGGCCACCAGGAGTAGCTACTGCAGAAGCACTAAAAGCTGGAGAT is a genomic window of Virgibacillus proomii containing:
- a CDS encoding aspartate/glutamate racemase family protein — protein: MLGIIRVLTTKDNQVLQEHGSRLTELYGIESKSSCIASQPNGIYDDESEKAAIPKIVALAQEMAEDEEIEAITISCAADPGLKEARQAVDIPVFGAGICGAHAASMVGSKVAVVGITEQPPPAMKKQLGETFYNYAFSPRLRKTTDLFQQYAKPELLRVINKAIEAGADVILFACTGFSTIRLKAYLQKHLEVPVVDLVEAQGIAYQLLRKEQPE